One stretch of Thermoprotei archaeon DNA includes these proteins:
- a CDS encoding electron transfer flavoprotein subunit beta/FixA family protein, whose protein sequence is MKFGVLLKLSLDMSQIKLNEDGRPKIETPLRVNDVDKNALEEAIRFKEKIGGKVTVLSIIKWGPRSVREREVRELIKSALAIGADEAYVIDDEKIYDTDPSVTAFVLAELIKKLGGFDIIFAGEGTIDSFSSQVPYRVAEILGIRSVGYARKIEIINNNTFRVYCDYEDYIEVVEVNSPLLITVTQEINTPRLPTITQILAASRKPFVKWNLNDVGLSGIINVVNIVDMKPLKVERRGIRIKGDTPQEIAKNLVQALLVEKVIG, encoded by the coding sequence ATGAAGTTTGGTGTATTGTTAAAATTATCTCTTGACATGTCTCAGATTAAACTTAATGAAGATGGAAGACCTAAAATCGAGACGCCCCTTCGTGTAAATGATGTAGATAAAAACGCATTAGAAGAGGCTATACGGTTCAAAGAAAAAATTGGCGGTAAAGTTACTGTTTTAAGTATTATTAAATGGGGTCCTAGAAGTGTTCGAGAGAGGGAAGTCCGTGAATTAATTAAGAGTGCTCTTGCGATTGGTGCTGACGAGGCATATGTGATAGATGATGAGAAAATATACGATACGGATCCATCGGTTACAGCTTTTGTTCTGGCTGAATTGATAAAGAAATTAGGAGGTTTTGATATTATTTTCGCTGGTGAAGGCACTATTGATAGTTTTAGCTCTCAAGTTCCTTATAGGGTAGCTGAAATATTGGGTATAAGAAGTGTGGGCTATGCAAGAAAAATTGAGATAATAAATAATAATACATTTCGTGTTTATTGTGACTATGAAGATTATATCGAGGTTGTAGAAGTTAATTCTCCTTTGTTGATTACTGTTACTCAAGAAATAAACACGCCTCGCCTGCCTACTATAACACAGATATTAGCAGCATCAAGAAAACCATTTGTTAAATGGAATTTGAATGATGTTGGTCTGTCTGGGATTATTAATGTTGTGAACATAGTTGATATGAAGCCTCTTAAAGTTGAGAGAAGAGGAATTAGAATAAAGGGTGATACACCCCAAGAAATTGCTAAAAACCTTGTTCAAGCTCTTTTAGTTGAAAAAGTTATAGGGTGA
- a CDS encoding metallophosphoesterase, producing MSVEQIVRKFKDSGYLISPEAIKLIMGSTDVDNVIEVVLKYLDSISPKPVVVNVSHISNALTLSGSKDKKMIIRELKTWHVDFEIKFTFTGYKVDRSMKLIDGYSRLLIDRYQKLKRILLERPDMRYAVPLKDIKKSVKRFFENESSQQRKTATYGLVLSVTRNSKKVEIVLEDITIEDKESGTVNRIIAEVPSSSQAFKKAAWIAENEVIGLVGVLNNDKFEVDDILLPGITLKPIRRPNDDFYVAFLSDLHVGSLKFVENRFKTFINTVQGNTDDPKLRNIIKKLRFIIIAGDLVDGFGVYKDQEKELLTMNVDEQYKMLAELLSGIPEDITIFLIPGEHDVSGLYAPSPPIPREFAQKLYSMKNVRMLGDPSFIRIAGVDILVSHGRGLDDAVELYTLKGFTSEGIIDAMESLLLRRNLIIPINSKVIVAPYPHDFNVITVMPDIMHMGHVHIAAAAKLYKNILLINSGSWQEQSIKQKMKGLNPSVGTCYFVNLKDMTLLKAVF from the coding sequence ATGAGTGTTGAACAAATCGTCAGGAAATTTAAAGATTCTGGTTATCTAATCTCTCCTGAAGCTATTAAATTAATCATGGGCAGTACGGATGTTGATAATGTAATAGAGGTGGTTTTGAAATATTTGGATAGTATCAGTCCGAAGCCTGTTGTGGTTAATGTATCTCACATTAGTAATGCATTGACTTTAAGCGGTTCTAAAGATAAGAAAATGATTATAAGAGAGTTGAAAACTTGGCATGTTGATTTTGAAATTAAGTTTACATTCACGGGTTATAAGGTTGATAGGTCTATGAAACTTATTGATGGATATTCGCGCTTACTTATTGATAGATATCAGAAGTTGAAAAGGATTCTTCTTGAAAGACCTGACATGCGTTATGCAGTTCCATTGAAGGATATTAAGAAAAGTGTTAAAAGATTTTTTGAGAATGAGTCATCTCAACAAAGAAAGACTGCAACATATGGACTCGTGCTATCTGTCACAAGAAACAGTAAAAAGGTTGAAATTGTTCTTGAGGATATAACGATTGAAGATAAAGAAAGTGGAACTGTTAATAGGATTATTGCTGAAGTTCCATCATCATCTCAAGCATTTAAAAAGGCTGCATGGATAGCAGAGAATGAAGTTATTGGTCTTGTGGGTGTTTTAAATAATGATAAATTCGAAGTTGATGACATACTTTTACCTGGTATAACATTAAAACCTATTAGAAGACCGAATGATGATTTTTACGTTGCTTTTCTTTCAGATCTTCATGTTGGTAGTTTAAAGTTTGTTGAAAATCGTTTTAAAACATTCATTAATACTGTGCAAGGTAACACTGATGATCCTAAGCTTAGAAATATTATTAAGAAATTACGCTTCATAATTATCGCTGGAGACTTAGTTGATGGATTCGGTGTATATAAAGATCAAGAAAAAGAATTATTAACAATGAATGTTGATGAACAGTATAAAATGTTAGCTGAACTTCTTTCCGGCATTCCTGAGGATATAACTATTTTTTTGATACCCGGCGAACATGATGTTTCTGGATTATACGCTCCATCACCACCTATACCTAGGGAGTTCGCTCAAAAACTTTATTCTATGAAGAATGTTCGTATGTTAGGTGATCCTAGTTTTATTAGAATTGCTGGTGTTGATATTTTAGTTTCTCATGGTAGAGGACTTGACGATGCTGTAGAATTATACACATTAAAAGGTTTTACAAGCGAAGGTATTATTGATGCAATGGAATCGCTTCTTCTTCGTAGAAATTTAATAATTCCTATTAATAGTAAGGTTATTGTTGCTCCATATCCTCATGATTTCAACGTGATAACAGTCATGCCTGACATAATGCACATGGGGCACGTTCATATTGCGGCTGCTGCTAAGTTATATAAGAATATTTTATTAATAAATAGTGGATCATGGCAAGAACAATCAATTAAACAAAAAATGAAAGGATTAAACCCATCAGTCGGAACATGTTATTTTGTTAATCTTAAGGATATGACCTTATTAAAAGCTGTATTTTAA
- a CDS encoding phosphoglucomutase — translation MLFGTSGIRGIYPFQISSNLAVRLGFAVASYVNHGFIVVGWDGRNTSKLLGTSIISGIISAGLDAAVVGMVPTPVMAYSVKYFGASGGIMVTASHNPPEFNGFKVYFSGGRESIENEEQAIESIMNKFNSNGPHGEHGRVEFYDVSNVYVRDLYSTLSVKRLWRPRIIIDCGGGVTGLYTPRILRTLSDVHVINDYVDPFFSGREAEPRPDVLSCFSKCVTNLGFDIGLAHDGDGDRLAVIDENGNFVDMSTIIAFMAKRKVEENNGGIVVVSVDTSMSVREVVERAGGRIEVTKLGKTHAKLRSGVVLAAEPWKIIDPSWGFWQDGIYIAGQLIGFMVSEGKRLRQILNEEKIPVYPGVRLSFYHDNIKRDVFMEFIKENLSSAFKDVINVVDIDGVKVETKRGWVLVRVSGTEPKVRLYAEGFTVEDLEYIVKISQEIIGKGLKK, via the coding sequence TGGGATGGTCGTAATACTTCAAAGCTTCTTGGAACGTCTATCATCTCTGGTATTATTAGTGCTGGATTAGATGCTGCTGTTGTCGGTATGGTTCCCACACCTGTGATGGCATATTCTGTTAAGTATTTTGGTGCTTCAGGAGGAATTATGGTCACTGCTAGTCATAATCCACCAGAGTTTAATGGGTTCAAAGTTTATTTTAGTGGCGGCAGAGAAAGTATAGAGAATGAAGAACAAGCTATAGAATCGATTATGAACAAATTTAATAGTAATGGCCCCCATGGTGAACATGGCCGAGTCGAATTTTATGATGTGTCAAATGTATATGTTAGGGATTTGTATAGTACGTTGTCTGTCAAAAGATTATGGAGGCCTAGGATAATTATTGATTGTGGTGGAGGTGTTACTGGTTTATACACTCCTAGAATTCTCAGGACATTATCTGATGTGCATGTCATAAATGATTATGTTGATCCATTTTTTAGTGGACGTGAGGCTGAGCCTAGACCTGATGTTTTATCATGTTTTTCTAAGTGTGTTACGAATTTGGGTTTTGATATTGGATTAGCTCATGATGGTGATGGGGATAGATTAGCTGTTATTGATGAGAATGGAAATTTTGTCGATATGAGTACGATAATTGCTTTTATGGCTAAGAGGAAAGTTGAGGAAAATAATGGTGGTATTGTTGTGGTTTCTGTTGATACCTCGATGTCTGTTAGAGAAGTTGTTGAACGTGCTGGTGGGCGGATTGAAGTTACAAAACTTGGTAAAACGCATGCGAAGTTACGTTCTGGTGTTGTGCTTGCTGCTGAGCCTTGGAAGATCATTGACCCTTCATGGGGTTTTTGGCAAGATGGTATTTATATTGCTGGACAATTAATTGGGTTTATGGTATCTGAGGGAAAACGGTTAAGACAAATTCTGAATGAGGAGAAAATACCAGTTTATCCTGGTGTTAGGTTAAGTTTTTATCATGATAATATCAAGAGGGACGTTTTTATGGAGTTTATAAAAGAGAATTTGTCATCTGCTTTTAAAGATGTTATTAATGTTGTTGATATTGATGGTGTAAAGGTCGAGACAAAGCGAGGATGGGTTCTTGTAAGAGTTTCAGGAACTGAACCCAAAGTTCGCTTATATGCCGAAGGTTTCACTGTTGAAGATTTAGAATACATTGTGAAAATTTCGCAGGAGATAATAGGAAAGGGGTTAAAGAAATAA
- a CDS encoding electron transfer flavoprotein subunit alpha/FixB family protein, with the protein MLALVFSNRSDHILGLVEFSKKIADEIIGVIASPNPEEQISFYGYAGVKKVYKLQDEINIDNIVNLFIHIASELKPGIIVLSNTKINKIIASRIAQRIGSCYLNDVSEVKFSNSKLIYQVQALGSMVMKLAEPLTATVVVTFSPPVIKNVQRVEAKVEVIEFQSSVQGVKIVDRVKKVAENVNIEDADIIVSIGRGLKSKEDLNIIYELAKVLNAEVGCSRPLATDLKWMDESRWIGLSGKKVKPKLYIAIGISGQPQHIAGINKSKIIVSINKDENAPINRNADYVVVADLYQVVPELINILRKS; encoded by the coding sequence ATGTTAGCTCTTGTTTTTTCTAACAGAAGCGATCATATCCTTGGTCTTGTTGAATTCTCAAAAAAGATAGCTGATGAGATAATAGGCGTTATAGCTTCACCTAATCCTGAGGAGCAGATATCGTTTTACGGTTATGCAGGAGTTAAAAAAGTTTATAAATTACAAGATGAAATAAACATTGATAATATTGTAAATCTTTTTATTCATATAGCGAGCGAATTAAAACCAGGTATCATTGTACTCTCAAACACAAAAATTAATAAAATAATAGCTTCAAGAATTGCTCAAAGGATCGGCTCATGTTATTTAAATGATGTTAGTGAAGTTAAATTTTCGAATAGTAAACTTATTTATCAGGTTCAAGCATTAGGTTCTATGGTCATGAAACTTGCTGAGCCATTAACTGCTACTGTTGTTGTTACGTTTTCTCCTCCAGTAATTAAAAATGTTCAAAGAGTTGAAGCTAAAGTTGAAGTCATCGAATTTCAATCCAGCGTTCAGGGTGTTAAGATTGTTGATCGTGTTAAGAAAGTTGCTGAAAATGTTAACATTGAAGATGCTGATATCATAGTGAGTATTGGGCGTGGTTTAAAGTCTAAGGAGGATTTGAATATTATTTATGAGTTAGCAAAAGTTTTAAACGCAGAAGTTGGTTGCAGTAGGCCTTTAGCAACAGATCTGAAATGGATGGATGAATCGAGATGGATCGGCCTATCAGGTAAAAAGGTGAAACCTAAGTTGTATATAGCAATTGGAATATCCGGCCAGCCGCAGCATATTGCAGGAATTAATAAATCCAAGATAATAGTGTCAATTAATAAGGATGAAAACGCGCCCATTAATAGAAATGCTGATTATGTGGTTGTCGCAGATTTGTACCAGGTAGTTCCTGAGTTAATAAACATTTTAAGAAAATCATAA
- a CDS encoding radical SAM protein has product MAFFADREILIGRYKHAAYKPCYWFEQSLRTGGRRMCYKSPFGIKSHLCIQSTTYKGCNLHCVFCWRDVENRERSYKFFDEPAEIVNDLIKNQVLIVTESLKKSLENYENMISIVKVLSNFNEPVSVGEISDVVTISRTKVRGALVDLANAGIVKKIDKKYLLDKSISRNLTYGDARAIIEKYVTTRDDILKVHKEAMHPKHVAISYDGEPIMYPRIGEVITEFRKRGISTFLVTNGTFPERIEELWKTDNLPTQLYVTLAAPDPETYIKVTSTVYPRMMSSYAHWERLNKTLEMLGKLPCRTVIRITAVKGVNMINPEGYRKLVLRSNPNFLEIKGFAISGYAPRISIRLGVHQPNYNSSILMKEALVYSPTHEEIFDFARQVSNDWQTFPLISQQPESSEVLMAVNWKDPKKIEIPE; this is encoded by the coding sequence ATGGCATTCTTTGCAGACAGAGAAATATTGATAGGGAGATACAAACATGCAGCATATAAGCCATGTTACTGGTTTGAACAGAGTCTCAGAACTGGTGGTAGAAGAATGTGCTACAAATCACCTTTTGGAATAAAAAGTCATCTTTGTATACAGTCAACAACCTATAAGGGTTGTAATCTCCACTGTGTTTTCTGCTGGAGAGATGTGGAAAATAGAGAACGATCATACAAATTTTTCGATGAACCAGCTGAAATAGTTAACGATTTAATTAAGAACCAGGTGTTAATTGTTACAGAGAGTCTAAAAAAATCCTTAGAAAATTATGAAAACATGATTTCGATAGTAAAAGTGCTTTCAAATTTTAATGAACCAGTAAGTGTTGGTGAAATAAGTGATGTGGTTACCATATCACGTACAAAAGTTAGAGGTGCATTGGTTGATCTAGCTAATGCTGGTATTGTTAAGAAGATTGACAAAAAATATCTTCTCGATAAATCAATATCACGAAATCTAACCTATGGTGATGCGCGCGCGATTATTGAAAAATATGTTACGACGCGTGATGACATCTTAAAGGTTCATAAAGAGGCTATGCATCCTAAACATGTAGCTATATCATATGATGGTGAACCTATAATGTATCCCAGAATAGGAGAAGTCATAACTGAATTTCGAAAAAGAGGTATATCAACATTTTTAGTCACAAATGGAACATTTCCTGAGAGAATAGAGGAATTATGGAAAACTGATAACCTACCTACTCAGCTCTATGTTACTTTAGCAGCACCAGACCCAGAAACTTATATAAAAGTGACTTCAACGGTCTATCCACGTATGATGTCATCCTATGCACATTGGGAACGATTAAACAAAACTCTTGAGATGTTAGGAAAATTACCTTGCAGGACTGTAATACGAATAACAGCTGTCAAAGGTGTTAACATGATAAATCCTGAGGGATATAGAAAGTTGGTTCTAAGATCTAATCCGAACTTCTTAGAAATTAAAGGTTTCGCAATAAGCGGATATGCACCAAGAATAAGTATAAGACTTGGGGTCCATCAACCGAATTATAATAGCTCCATATTGATGAAAGAAGCGTTAGTATATAGCCCTACACACGAAGAAATTTTCGATTTTGCGAGACAAGTTTCCAATGATTGGCAAACATTTCCTTTAATCTCTCAACAACCAGAGAGTAGTGAAGTGCTAATGGCTGTTAACTGGAAAGATCCTAAGAAAATAGAGATTCCAGAATGA